In Streptomyces violaceusniger Tu 4113, one DNA window encodes the following:
- a CDS encoding glutathione S-transferase family protein, translating to MNTADQETPSERKEFRRSGPHFADRITADGRDGWPVEAGRYRLVASRACPWASRALISRRLLGLEPALSLAITDPIQDERSWRFTLDPGDRDPVLGIAFLSEAYDARETGYPGGVSVPAVVDVPSGALVTNDFHRITLDLATEWTALQREGAPDLYPEEHRDEIDDVAEGVYRDVNNGVYRAGFAEHQDTYDDAYRRLFARLDELSERLSTRRYLVGDTITEADIRLFTTLVRFDAVYHGHFKCNRNKLSEDPVLWAYVRDLFQTPGFGDTVDFDHIKRHYYRVHTNINPTGIVPLGPDLSGWLTPHHREELGGRPFGDGTAPGPVPDGEVVPEAGRAV from the coding sequence TTGAACACCGCTGACCAGGAGACACCCAGCGAGCGCAAGGAGTTCCGCCGATCCGGGCCGCACTTCGCCGACCGGATCACCGCCGACGGCCGGGACGGCTGGCCGGTGGAGGCCGGGCGCTATCGGCTGGTGGCCAGCCGGGCCTGTCCGTGGGCGAGCCGGGCGCTGATCTCACGGCGGCTGCTCGGCCTGGAGCCGGCCCTCTCGCTGGCCATCACCGATCCCATCCAGGACGAGCGTAGCTGGCGCTTCACTCTCGACCCGGGGGACCGGGACCCGGTGCTGGGCATCGCCTTCCTCAGCGAGGCGTACGACGCCCGCGAGACCGGATATCCGGGCGGGGTGAGCGTGCCCGCGGTCGTGGACGTCCCCAGTGGAGCGCTGGTCACCAACGACTTCCACCGGATCACCCTGGACCTCGCCACCGAATGGACCGCCCTCCAGCGCGAGGGTGCCCCGGACCTGTATCCCGAGGAGCACCGCGACGAGATCGACGACGTGGCGGAGGGGGTCTACCGCGATGTGAACAACGGTGTGTACCGGGCGGGCTTCGCCGAGCACCAGGACACCTACGACGACGCGTACCGGCGACTCTTCGCCCGCCTCGACGAGCTGTCCGAGCGGCTGTCCACGCGCCGCTATCTGGTCGGCGACACCATCACCGAGGCCGACATCCGGCTGTTCACCACGCTGGTCCGCTTCGACGCCGTCTACCACGGCCACTTCAAGTGCAACCGCAACAAGCTCAGCGAGGACCCGGTGCTGTGGGCCTATGTCCGTGACCTCTTCCAGACACCGGGTTTCGGGGACACCGTCGACTTCGACCACATCAAGCGCCACTACTACCGGGTGCACACCAACATCAATCCCACCGGCATCGTTCCGCTCGGCCCCGACCTCTCCGGCTGGCTGACCCCGCATCACCGTGAGGAGCTGGGCGGGCGCCCGTTCGGCGACGGCACCGCGCCCGGTCCGGTGCCGGACGGCGAGGTGGTACCGGAGGCGGGCCGGGCGGTCTGA
- a CDS encoding NHLP family bacteriocin export ABC transporter peptidase/permease/ATPase subunit, with product MRTPTVLQMEALECGAASLAMVLAHYGRHVPLEELRIACGVSRDGSRASNLLKAARSYGLRAKGMQMEPEALAEVKAPAILFWEFNHYVVYDGMGRRFGKRGVHINDPDKGRRFVPVEEFDTSFTGVVLVLEPEDSFRRGGRRPGVLGALPPRMRGTTGTLLASLLASLLLVAVGAAVPALSRTFIDTFLIGGQDSTLDPLFASMAVAVVLTAVLTGVQQANLLRGRIISSTLSSARFLRHLLRLPVTFFAQRSPADLVQRLRSNDTVAETLARDLAAAAVDGVVVVLYAFLLWTYDPQLTGVGVGLALLNVVAIRVVVRLRATRTQKLRADTARLTTTSYTGLQLIETVKATGGETGFFRRWAGQHAITLEEQQRLGVPSAVLAVVAPTLATLNSALILWIGGLRAVEGHISIGLLVAFQALVTRFTAPITRLNGVAGRIQDFSADVTRLKDVENFPVDSLYTRDEPREDTRRLTGQVTLENITFGYSPLDEPLLRDFSLSVGPGRQVALVGASGSGKSTVSRLVSGLYAPWEGVIRIDGQRLEDIPRGALAASVSFVDQDVFLFEGTVRDNVALWDPSIPDEAVVEALRDAALYDDVITRRPEGIHCRVEQDGRNFSGGQRQRLEIARALVRRPSVLVLDEVTSALDARTEQIVMDNLRRRGCACVVIAHRLSTVRDSDEILVLNRGTVVERGRHEDLAAAGGPYAELMKEH from the coding sequence GTGCGCACCCCCACCGTGCTCCAGATGGAGGCCCTGGAGTGCGGTGCGGCGTCGCTCGCCATGGTGCTCGCCCACTACGGGCGCCATGTGCCGCTGGAGGAGCTGCGGATCGCCTGCGGTGTCTCCCGGGACGGATCGCGCGCCAGCAATCTGCTCAAGGCCGCCCGGAGCTACGGTCTGCGCGCCAAGGGCATGCAGATGGAGCCCGAGGCCCTCGCGGAGGTCAAGGCCCCGGCCATCCTGTTCTGGGAGTTCAACCACTACGTCGTCTACGACGGAATGGGACGGCGGTTCGGCAAGCGCGGCGTCCACATCAACGACCCCGACAAGGGGCGCCGTTTCGTCCCCGTCGAGGAATTCGACACCAGCTTCACCGGTGTGGTCCTGGTCCTCGAACCCGAGGACTCCTTCCGCCGGGGCGGGCGCCGTCCCGGGGTGCTGGGCGCCCTGCCGCCGCGCATGCGCGGCACCACGGGCACCCTGCTGGCCTCGCTGCTGGCCAGCCTGCTGCTGGTGGCGGTGGGAGCCGCGGTCCCGGCGCTCAGCCGCACCTTCATCGACACCTTCCTGATCGGCGGCCAGGACTCGACGCTGGACCCACTGTTCGCGTCCATGGCCGTGGCGGTGGTGCTCACCGCCGTGCTGACCGGCGTCCAGCAGGCGAACCTGCTGCGCGGACGCATCATCTCCTCCACCCTCAGCAGCGCACGGTTCCTGCGGCATCTGCTGCGGCTGCCCGTCACCTTCTTCGCCCAGCGCAGCCCGGCCGACCTGGTCCAGCGGCTGCGTTCCAACGACACCGTCGCCGAAACCCTCGCCCGCGATCTGGCCGCCGCGGCCGTCGACGGGGTCGTCGTGGTGCTCTACGCCTTTCTGCTGTGGACCTACGATCCCCAACTCACCGGTGTCGGCGTCGGGTTGGCGCTGCTCAACGTGGTGGCGATACGGGTGGTGGTGCGGCTGCGGGCCACCAGGACCCAGAAGCTGCGGGCCGACACCGCGCGGCTGACCACCACCTCGTACACCGGTCTCCAGCTCATCGAGACGGTGAAGGCCACCGGCGGGGAGACCGGCTTCTTCCGCCGCTGGGCCGGACAGCACGCCATCACCCTGGAGGAGCAGCAGCGCCTCGGCGTGCCGAGCGCCGTACTGGCCGTGGTCGCCCCCACCCTCGCCACCCTCAACAGCGCCCTCATTCTCTGGATCGGCGGGCTGCGGGCCGTCGAGGGCCATATCTCCATCGGTCTGCTGGTGGCCTTCCAGGCACTGGTGACCCGCTTCACCGCGCCCATCACCCGGCTCAACGGAGTGGCCGGACGCATCCAGGACTTCTCCGCCGATGTGACCCGGCTCAAGGACGTGGAGAACTTCCCGGTGGACTCCCTCTACACCCGCGACGAGCCGCGCGAGGACACCCGCCGGCTGACCGGGCAGGTGACACTGGAGAACATCACCTTCGGCTACAGCCCGCTGGACGAACCGCTGCTGCGCGACTTCTCGCTGTCCGTCGGCCCCGGCCGCCAGGTGGCGCTGGTCGGCGCCTCCGGCAGCGGCAAGTCCACCGTCTCCCGGCTCGTCTCCGGCCTCTACGCCCCCTGGGAGGGGGTCATCCGCATCGACGGACAGCGTCTGGAGGACATCCCCCGCGGTGCGCTGGCCGCCTCGGTCTCCTTCGTCGACCAGGACGTCTTCCTGTTCGAGGGCACGGTGCGGGACAACGTGGCGCTCTGGGACCCGTCGATCCCGGACGAGGCGGTGGTGGAGGCCCTGCGGGACGCCGCGCTCTACGACGATGTGATCACACGGCGCCCGGAGGGGATCCACTGCCGGGTGGAGCAGGACGGCCGCAACTTCTCCGGCGGCCAGCGGCAACGGCTGGAGATCGCCCGCGCCCTGGTGCGCCGCCCCAGCGTGCTGGTCCTGGACGAGGTCACCAGCGCCCTGGACGCGCGTACCGAGCAGATCGTCATGGACAACCTGCGCCGCCGCGGCTGTGCGTGTGTGGTGATCGCCCACCGGCTCAGCACCGTGCGGGACAGCGACGAGATCCTCGTCCTGAACCGCGGCACGGTCGTCGAACGCGGACGGCACGAGGACCTCGCCGCCGCCGGAGGCCCGTACGCCGAGCTGATGAAGGAGCACTGA
- a CDS encoding GNAT family N-acetyltransferase, whose product MQSTTFPPRTADLFTQGLEDRPGSALLRFGAARRRPAGRLSWSGPGAVAWLDGSRSHVWSVGKPVAAAGLVLGAAQRLPDEVKEFTGPRGTDTLVARHLPLADVVEWVFRWTPDEPPVHPGEERVVELGEGHHEELLAFLREHSPAHSTGPDSSGISLWAGIRDEDGRLVACGALSSLRDSGAPLMASVATDARQRGQGLGAALTSWLTRYAVRRHGFCTLWQLADNAPAERLYTRLGYRNEDLCVAARIAAH is encoded by the coding sequence ATGCAGTCCACGACGTTCCCTCCCCGCACCGCGGATCTGTTCACCCAGGGCCTGGAGGACCGCCCGGGCTCCGCCCTGCTGCGTTTCGGCGCGGCGCGCCGACGCCCGGCCGGCCGGCTCAGCTGGTCCGGCCCCGGCGCCGTGGCCTGGCTCGATGGCTCCCGGAGTCATGTGTGGAGCGTCGGGAAGCCGGTGGCCGCCGCCGGACTGGTGCTGGGCGCGGCACAGCGCCTTCCCGACGAGGTGAAGGAGTTCACGGGTCCCCGCGGCACCGACACCCTGGTCGCCCGCCATCTGCCGCTGGCCGATGTGGTCGAGTGGGTCTTCCGCTGGACACCGGACGAGCCGCCCGTCCATCCGGGTGAGGAGCGCGTGGTGGAGCTCGGCGAGGGCCACCACGAGGAGCTGCTGGCCTTCCTCCGGGAACACAGCCCGGCCCATTCGACCGGTCCCGACTCCTCGGGTATCAGCCTGTGGGCCGGGATCCGGGACGAGGACGGGCGGCTGGTGGCCTGCGGCGCCCTGAGCAGCCTGCGGGACAGCGGCGCCCCGCTGATGGCGTCCGTGGCGACCGACGCCCGGCAGCGCGGCCAGGGGCTCGGCGCGGCGCTGACCTCCTGGCTCACCCGGTACGCCGTACGCCGGCACGGCTTCTGCACACTGTGGCAGCTCGCCGACAACGCCCCCGCCGAACGGCTCTACACCCGCCTCGGCTACCGCAACGAGGACCTCTGCGTGGCCGCGCGGATCGCCGCGCACTGA
- a CDS encoding helix-turn-helix domain-containing protein — protein MRSARPAEAVDGTAETALGALLVDRQGVIALHPHGALAPSRPCRPCTTGSGKARPRRPSGRIQDTRGRDLYATLRAWIDANTDAQRTARHPGLSRNTVRAHLRAAEHLLSRDLLTTGSGIHDLVHALHITGLQPVD, from the coding sequence CTGAGGTCCGCCCGCCCGGCGGAAGCTGTCGACGGGACCGCCGAAACCGCCCTCGGGGCCCTTCTAGTTGATCGCCAGGGCGTCATCGCCCTTCATCCCCACGGTGCCCTCGCCCCGTCCCGTCCCTGCCGCCCTTGCACGACAGGGTCGGGAAAGGCTCGTCCTCGCCGCCCTTCCGGCCGGATCCAGGACACCCGTGGCCGCGATCTGTACGCCACCCTGCGCGCCTGGATCGACGCGAACACCGACGCCCAGCGGACCGCCCGCCATCCCGGTCTCAGCCGGAACACCGTCAGGGCCCATCTGCGGGCCGCCGAACACCTGCTCAGCCGTGATCTCCTCACCACCGGCTCCGGCATCCACGACCTGGTGCACGCCCTGCACATCACCGGACTCCAGCCGGTGGACTGA
- a CDS encoding amidase domain-containing protein translates to MKSTTFRSAVGAVLTAALSAVVLPASAASAAQTPAAAGTVDTATAQSFGRLADAVLTQRTAALLDTEQSVRRAAPLTEKNVRLSAGQSRTEDTALSTLRSRKARLAALGEAYTSADTKVTVDRVRVEAGHATVQATETTTLAYKKIRGDEPATTGFQAHHRLSFAATADGKWRLTGLTSTDDGPLAVNEPATAPVAARTTALPDATPAAISVPSRPQTKPAGSYNYAAMAAYAEKYWQNYNPAYRKFNEAGGDCTNFVSQALKAGGWANKSGDAEDYRSWWYDTSYQSTSWVGTNEWSWFTLDSKRATNLANVYYMGVGDVMQMDFDKDGSKDHTMVVTYRSSSGVPYLTYHSVNTYRKSVASIIASYPTSAYYAYRI, encoded by the coding sequence GTGAAGTCAACGACCTTCAGATCCGCCGTGGGGGCCGTGCTGACGGCGGCCCTGTCCGCCGTGGTCCTGCCCGCCTCCGCCGCGAGCGCGGCGCAGACCCCGGCGGCGGCCGGCACCGTGGACACCGCGACCGCGCAGTCCTTCGGGCGCCTGGCCGACGCGGTGCTGACCCAGCGCACGGCGGCGCTGCTGGACACCGAGCAGTCGGTGCGGCGCGCGGCCCCGCTCACCGAGAAGAACGTCCGCCTGTCGGCCGGCCAGAGCCGGACCGAGGACACCGCGCTGTCCACGCTGCGCTCCCGCAAGGCGCGGCTCGCGGCCCTGGGCGAGGCGTACACATCCGCCGACACCAAGGTGACGGTGGACCGGGTGCGGGTCGAGGCCGGACACGCCACCGTCCAGGCCACCGAGACCACGACGCTGGCCTACAAGAAGATACGCGGCGACGAGCCCGCGACGACCGGCTTCCAGGCGCACCACCGGCTGAGCTTCGCCGCCACCGCGGACGGGAAGTGGCGGCTGACCGGCCTCACCTCGACCGACGACGGCCCGCTGGCGGTCAACGAGCCCGCCACGGCGCCGGTGGCGGCCAGGACGACGGCCCTGCCCGATGCGACGCCCGCCGCCATCTCGGTGCCGTCCCGGCCGCAGACCAAGCCCGCGGGAAGCTACAACTACGCGGCGATGGCCGCGTACGCCGAGAAGTACTGGCAGAACTACAACCCTGCCTACCGGAAGTTCAACGAGGCCGGTGGCGACTGCACCAACTTCGTCAGCCAGGCCCTGAAGGCGGGCGGCTGGGCCAACAAGTCCGGCGACGCCGAGGACTACCGCAGCTGGTGGTACGACACCTCGTACCAGTCGACGTCCTGGGTGGGCACCAACGAGTGGTCGTGGTTCACGCTGGACTCCAAGCGCGCCACCAACCTGGCGAACGTCTACTACATGGGCGTCGGCGACGTCATGCAGATGGACTTCGACAAGGACGGGTCCAAGGACCACACCATGGTCGTCACCTACCGGAGCTCCAGCGGGGTCCCGTATCTGACCTACCACTCGGTCAACACCTACCGGAAGTCCGTGGCCAGCATCATCGCCTCGTACCCGACCTCGGCCTACTATGCCTACCGCATCTGA
- a CDS encoding DMT family transporter, with product MPANKGWKSPYLLLTVTMLLWGSAFSSSKSVVAQMPHTVAALLRFGGGAIALLAAVALFGRPAAPASARGGGRAALAGLLGVFAYNGFFFWGLSLAPSLDAGILIPVLSSVLTSAFLLFTGRDRPSGARLAGLALGLAGAVVFFFGAGGSAHGGATRLTGDLLYLLSAVCWAAYTLIGPRVLAGVDPLRATTYATCAGAVLLGALAVPDIGDTHWSELPAGLWLNVVFLAIGPAAVANLLYYRGVGAVGPASASLMMFMVPVINTVCAMLFLDESFGGLQALGALVLLSGAVLAVTRGRGPARPRAGTAPTAGKKPSEL from the coding sequence ATGCCTGCGAACAAGGGCTGGAAGAGCCCGTATCTCCTGCTCACGGTCACCATGCTGCTGTGGGGCAGCGCCTTCTCCAGTTCCAAGTCGGTGGTCGCCCAGATGCCGCACACCGTGGCGGCGCTGCTGCGCTTCGGCGGCGGGGCCATCGCCCTGCTGGCGGCCGTGGCGCTCTTCGGCAGACCGGCCGCCCCTGCTTCCGCGCGCGGTGGCGGGCGGGCCGCGCTCGCGGGCCTGCTGGGGGTCTTCGCCTACAACGGCTTCTTCTTCTGGGGGCTGTCGCTGGCGCCCTCGCTCGACGCGGGAATCCTCATCCCCGTCCTGAGCTCGGTGCTCACCAGCGCCTTTCTCCTGTTCACCGGCCGTGACCGGCCCTCCGGCGCACGGCTGGCGGGGCTCGCGCTCGGGCTCGCCGGGGCAGTGGTGTTCTTCTTCGGCGCGGGCGGCAGCGCGCACGGCGGCGCCACCCGGCTGACGGGCGATCTGCTCTATCTGCTCAGCGCGGTGTGCTGGGCCGCGTACACGCTCATCGGGCCCCGGGTGCTGGCCGGTGTCGATCCGCTGCGCGCCACGACCTACGCGACGTGTGCGGGGGCGGTGCTGCTGGGGGCGCTCGCCGTACCCGATATCGGCGATACGCACTGGAGTGAGCTGCCGGCCGGCCTCTGGCTGAACGTGGTGTTCCTCGCCATCGGCCCGGCCGCCGTCGCCAATCTCCTCTACTACCGCGGAGTGGGCGCGGTGGGTCCCGCGTCCGCGTCGTTGATGATGTTCATGGTCCCGGTGATCAACACCGTGTGCGCCATGCTCTTCCTGGACGAGTCCTTCGGCGGTCTGCAGGCGCTGGGCGCCCTGGTGCTGCTGTCGGGTGCGGTGCTCGCCGTCACCCGGGGACGCGGACCGGCACGTCCCCGAGCGGGTACCGCGCCCACCGCGGGAAAGAAGCCCTCGGAGCTGTGA
- a CDS encoding HlyD family efflux transporter periplasmic adaptor subunit, which yields MQFRQQALSKLQSAEDIDLPVRYARPQGWLALAVTMAVMAGAAVWAVTGTVSNTLDATGILTHGQGSYVLQSPIAGQVTSVLAQEGSTLPAGAPLLKVRTTRGTTVVRTIAGGRLTTLTASIGSVLTTGANVASVERVGHSDDPLVATLYIPADRAASVRPGASVDLSVQSAPTQTYGVLRGEVRAVGRTAQSSQQIGSYLGSEQLGEEFSKHGPPVAVQVRLQRSSGTRSGYRWSSPEGPPFVLGSMTLTSGTVHLADQHPSDWLLP from the coding sequence GTGCAGTTCCGCCAGCAGGCCCTCTCCAAGCTGCAGTCGGCAGAGGACATCGACCTGCCGGTGCGCTACGCCCGCCCCCAGGGATGGCTGGCACTGGCGGTCACGATGGCGGTCATGGCCGGTGCCGCCGTATGGGCCGTCACCGGCACCGTGTCCAACACCCTTGATGCCACCGGGATCCTCACCCACGGCCAGGGCAGCTATGTGCTGCAGAGCCCGATCGCCGGCCAGGTGACCTCCGTCCTCGCCCAGGAGGGCAGCACCCTCCCGGCGGGCGCACCACTGCTGAAGGTCCGCACCACCCGTGGCACCACGGTCGTGCGCACCATCGCGGGCGGCCGGCTCACCACCCTCACCGCCTCGATCGGCTCCGTGCTGACCACCGGCGCCAACGTCGCCTCCGTGGAGCGGGTCGGCCACTCCGACGATCCCCTGGTCGCGACCCTGTACATCCCCGCGGACCGGGCGGCGTCGGTGCGGCCGGGCGCGTCGGTCGACCTCAGTGTGCAGTCCGCGCCCACCCAGACCTACGGTGTGCTCCGCGGTGAAGTGCGCGCCGTCGGCCGGACCGCCCAGTCGAGCCAGCAGATCGGCTCCTACCTCGGCAGTGAGCAACTCGGCGAGGAGTTCTCCAAGCACGGCCCGCCGGTCGCCGTCCAGGTACGCCTTCAGCGCAGCTCCGGCACCCGCTCCGGCTACCGCTGGTCGTCCCCCGAGGGCCCGCCGTTCGTCCTCGGCTCCATGACCCTGACCAGCGGCACCGTCCATCTGGCCGACCAACATCCCAGCGATTGGCTGCTCCCGTGA
- a CDS encoding cytochrome P450, with product MNAPMPTTHDDLRDLHDLPSYPNDRDDYVNPARALLTGPPISPLRFAGGSAGWLVTGYHEAREVLRDSRFSAERWRGDDTMRKVPESVRRDRSSGAGSFLAMDAPEHGRYRGQLTRYFTVRRMRELEARVEDIVANQLDALEAAGKPADLVRHFALPIPSLVICEMLGVPYEEREFFQTVAARLLRQDRTDEEFVAGKTALDDFLRTLVEAKRKEPQDDLISLLTAVDELNDMEIGGIAGLLLIAGHETTTNMLSLGTFALLRRPEQFERLRADESLLPTAVEELLRYLSIVNAFPVRIALEDVVVGGVTIAAGQSVAVSVPAVNRDPALVDDPDTLDVGRPRSSHLAFGYGIHQCLGQHLARIELVSGYRGLIRRFPGLRLAVPPEEVRMRSDMVIYGAHELPVTW from the coding sequence GTGAACGCTCCGATGCCCACGACCCATGACGACCTCCGAGACCTCCACGACCTCCCTTCATATCCGAACGACCGGGACGACTACGTCAACCCGGCACGTGCGCTGCTCACCGGGCCACCGATCAGCCCGCTGAGGTTCGCCGGCGGCAGCGCCGGCTGGCTGGTGACCGGGTATCACGAGGCGCGGGAGGTACTGCGGGATTCCCGGTTCAGCGCCGAGCGCTGGCGTGGCGACGACACGATGCGGAAGGTCCCCGAGTCGGTCCGCCGGGACCGCAGCAGCGGGGCGGGGTCATTCCTGGCCATGGACGCGCCGGAGCACGGCCGCTACCGGGGACAGCTCACGCGGTACTTCACGGTGCGGCGGATGCGCGAGCTGGAAGCGCGCGTAGAAGACATCGTTGCCAACCAACTGGACGCGTTGGAGGCGGCCGGCAAACCGGCCGATCTGGTGCGGCACTTCGCCCTCCCCATTCCCTCGCTGGTGATCTGCGAGATGCTCGGTGTGCCGTACGAGGAGCGGGAGTTCTTCCAGACCGTCGCCGCGCGGCTGCTCCGCCAGGACCGCACCGACGAGGAGTTCGTCGCCGGGAAGACCGCACTCGACGACTTCCTGCGCACACTGGTCGAGGCCAAGCGCAAGGAGCCGCAGGACGATCTGATCTCCCTGTTGACCGCCGTCGACGAGCTCAATGACATGGAGATCGGCGGTATCGCGGGGCTGCTGCTGATCGCCGGCCACGAGACCACCACCAACATGCTCAGCCTCGGCACCTTCGCCCTGCTGCGCCGGCCCGAGCAGTTCGAGCGGCTGCGGGCCGACGAGTCGCTCCTTCCGACAGCCGTCGAGGAGCTGCTGCGCTATCTCAGCATCGTCAATGCCTTCCCCGTCCGTATCGCGCTGGAGGACGTGGTCGTCGGCGGTGTCACCATCGCGGCGGGCCAGTCCGTGGCCGTCTCGGTCCCGGCGGTCAACCGGGACCCGGCGCTGGTGGACGACCCGGACACGCTCGATGTCGGGCGTCCCCGCAGCAGCCATCTGGCCTTCGGATACGGCATCCATCAGTGTCTCGGTCAGCATCTGGCCAGGATCGAGCTGGTGTCGGGCTACCGCGGATTGATCCGCCGGTTCCCGGGGCTGCGGCTCGCCGTGCCCCCGGAGGAGGTCCGGATGCGCAGCGACATGGTCATCTACGGAGCACACGAGCTGCCCGTCACCTGGTGA
- a CDS encoding TetR/AcrR family transcriptional regulator, translated as MPPQRSKTVEALIVGAERAFSERGFHGASIGYICQCAGRTTGAFYSNYDSKLKLFLDVFRRHSDRTADYIGERIAEMDTGRDLTPQLARTFAEIFNGEHLDTRWVFIHLEFRLMALRDGDAASALVEHERRFSRRIGTMLDGLFDRAGHRPALRGTELATLLGAMTRGIKLDRGIYAMGGVDDPLSADQVASALEGLFRSVD; from the coding sequence ATGCCGCCGCAGCGGTCAAAGACCGTGGAAGCGCTGATCGTCGGGGCGGAGCGGGCGTTCTCCGAACGCGGCTTCCACGGGGCCTCGATCGGATACATCTGCCAGTGCGCGGGCAGGACCACCGGGGCCTTCTACTCCAACTACGACAGCAAGCTGAAGCTCTTCCTCGATGTCTTCCGGCGGCACAGCGACCGCACCGCCGACTACATCGGGGAGCGGATCGCCGAGATGGACACCGGACGGGATCTGACCCCCCAGCTCGCCCGGACCTTCGCCGAGATCTTCAACGGGGAGCATCTGGACACCCGGTGGGTCTTCATCCACCTGGAATTCCGGCTGATGGCGCTCCGGGACGGCGATGCCGCCTCCGCGCTGGTGGAACACGAGAGGCGGTTCAGCCGCCGTATCGGCACCATGCTGGACGGGCTGTTCGATCGGGCCGGGCACCGGCCCGCCCTGCGAGGCACCGAACTGGCCACGCTGCTCGGCGCGATGACGCGGGGCATCAAACTGGACCGGGGCATCTACGCGATGGGCGGTGTCGACGACCCACTCTCGGCCGACCAGGTGGCGAGCGCGCTGGAGGGCTTGTTCCGCTCGGTGGACTGA